From the genome of Salvia splendens isolate huo1 chromosome 7, SspV2, whole genome shotgun sequence:
AATTATGGATGTCGTTGTTATTTGGTTGTAAGTAGAGAATTTGTGTTTTTGGATTTATAGGTGGCACAGCTTCAAGTTGAATTGGAGAGAATGAATGGTGAGAATCAGAGGTTAAGAGGGATGCTTAATCAAGTGAGGAGTAACTACGCATCGATGCAGATGCATCTCGTCACGATGATGCAGCAACAAAACTGTAGAGGCGATAGCACCCAAGAACAAGAGGTGATTGAGAGAAAGGAGAATGGAGGAGCAAGGCAGTTCTTGGAATTGGGCCCCGAACAATCAAACTCGTTATCGGAGGAGAGAACAGTGTCAGGATCACCTCAAAACAATTTGGAAGTGATAAGGAATAAGAAAACCGGGCGGGAGGAGAGCCCCGAGTCGGAAAGCTGGGCCCCCGGCTCAAAGGCTCCCAGATTGAACCCCACCAGCACCAgcaccaacaccaacaccaacaccaacaccaatCAACCATCAGTTGAGGCTACGATGAGGAAAGCCCGTGTCTCCGTCCGAGCTCGATCAGAAGCTCCCATGgtaattaattgatcaattctcaatttttttgtattgatttaatggaaaattaattgaattgtgAATGGTGATTGATGTACAGATCTCCGATGGATGTCAATGGAGAAAATATGGTCAGAAAATGGCGAAAGGGAACCCGTGCCCAAGAGCTTACTATCGGTGTACAATGGCGGTGGGGTGTCCGGTGCGCAAACAGGTGCAGAGATGCGCAGAGGACCGAACAATCTTGATCACCACCTACGAAGGAACTCACAACCACCCGCTGCCACCGGCAGCCATGGCCATGGCGTCCACCACTTCCGCCGCCGCCAGCATGCTCCTCTCCGGCTCCATGCCCAGCGCCGACGGCGGATTGATGAATCCCAACTTCCTCGCAAGAACAATCCTCCCTTGCTCCTCAAACATGGCCACCATCTCCGCCTCAGCCCCTTTCCCCACCGTCACGCTCGACCTCACCCAATCGCCTAACAACGCTCTGCAATACCAAAGACCGCCGCCGCACTTCCAAGTCCCGTTTCCGGTCTCCAACCAGTCGGCGCCTCAAGGTTTCGGACAAGCACTTTACAATCAGTCCAAGTTTTCGGGTCTCCAAATGTCCAAAGACGTTAATGATGCTCCACAATTGCCGCCGCCGGCACAGCCATCCTTCTCCGACACGCTCAGCGCAGCGACAGCGGCGATCACCACCGATCCCAACTTCACAGCCGCCTTGGCTGCGGCCATCTCCTCCATCATCGGGAACCATACTCCCAACCAACCTTAACGTAAATACCAGATTTAATTAGTATTTCCGGCGAGGTGTTACTTAATTTAAGTCTTCATTTATTATTACACGTCATAAATCTGTGTCAGATAGTGTttttcttgtgattttttgTTGGTATAAAAATATAGGGTTAGATATGATACACTGTGGAATTaaaatgtccatattttttttgtctGTATTTATGTTGGACGGAAAAATACATCCTTTTCCTTATTATTGCTGAATTTCGTGTGGATTTTTTTTGTATGAGAGGACAAACAGAGAAATGTTTGTTTGGGATTACATTACTTGTGGAATTTTGTTTTATAAGTTGTTGCGACTTGCGAATCAACAGAAGAGAGAGACAAGTGGTTCAATTGAAATGGAATAATCAATTTAAACGTTTGAAATAGTATACACTGATGACCCAAGAGTCAACAACTTCGGCCCATTTCTTTGACTCGTGGGCGATGTAACTGCAAAAAATTAATAATGGATGGATTGGATATACTTAAACATTGTGTAATCAAGGAAGACTTTTTTTGAGAATTTTCAAGGCAGCTTCCTCTGATTTTTCCGATCCAATAATGTCAGAGAATCTCGtgattgattaaattttaatttaacttaTGTCCGACGTGATCATTTTAGTTGACACTTGGCTCGGAAGCTACCGGCATTCCTTAAAATTCGGAGATAACTTGATTTTTATATTCCCTTCCTCCCAAATTACTTGATTCATATTCATTTTTTGATTGTCCTAAATTACTTGagctatttcttttttttttgctaaaaataaaacatctaatcacacttattttattctttcttttactttatcctctcccatctctcttactttatttaactcactaaacacaactttcttaaatctcgtgccgaaaagaaacgcttcAAATAACATGAGACAGAGAgagtaataaaatgtgggtGAAGTGAGTTAGTTAAATGTGTGatctatttattatttatgttaaagtgaaatgtgactcttattatgagatGGACTAAAacgacaaaatgtgactcttattacgAGACGgagaaaatagtactccctccgtcccgggcaaCTCGCTCATtttcttttcggctcggagattaaggaatgagtgtataggaaagtcaaaaatgacggctgtaggtgaaattttttactaaaaatggaaagagtgcaagtaacttgggacgcccaaaaaggaaataagtgcgagtagtgcaggacggagggagtatatagcaTGAGATATTTTCCAATATCGAAAACATGAAATAACTATTTTCTTGAAATGGAAAACTCAATTGGAATACATGTGAGTAGGTAATTATATGAACGGCGACTAGGGAGCCAGCTGGTGCACCGTGTACTAAGAGAAAATACATAGTAACTCGTGGGGCTTGTAGAGGTCAATCACAGAGTCTGGAGCAATCTATTACTAATGGAGTACTTAGTAAATGTAATTATGGAATAGAATGCATCTTTTTGGTACGTACCACTGCGGCACTGCCAATTATAAATGTTAACAAATGTacgcacacactatacaaaatcgAATCAGTAATTATTATTTCTACTACACTTGAGTTAACTGTATGTTcatttatgttaaaaatatgagcattgcTAGCACTAATATTGCTTTTGTAtagttgtactccctccgtcccgcactactcgcacctttccttttgggcacggagattaaggaatgagtgatagacaaagtcaacaattacggctgtaggtataaattattactaaaaatggaaaaagtgcaaataacttgggacgcccagaaaggaaataagtgcaagtagtgcgggacggagggagtatttattagaATCAGTAATTATTATTTCTAGTACACTTGAGTTAACTGTATGTTCATTTATAGTCAAAATGATGTTGCCGTGAAATGCTCTTTCAACATTTTTTGCCCTTAATAGTGTTTTTTATAGTAGTACGAGTATGATTTAATCTCGGCATATTGTCATCTAATATCacaaaactttcaaaaagttggttTTTCCCACTAACTTTAAAATTGTCAAATAATATCACTAATTTTACCCAGGTTTGTTTTTTTCCAAGAATGAAAAAATTCCcacaaataatattatgatacggattttttttcgtaatttctcgacaataATGTTGAGAGtttcaagttttttttctttgaaaatagtttttcttgaaacaCACActccaaaattgttcttcaatctattaaaataacatgaattttttCATT
Proteins encoded in this window:
- the LOC121742034 gene encoding probable WRKY transcription factor 31 gives rise to the protein MDRGWGLTLDNSDRVGFFANKPVFGVNLSPRRSTGLTMFPGRGEESPEHREVDFFAEKKVKNEDSQAEASAARDFDVNTGLQLVTANTGSDQSTVDDGVSYAGEDKRAMNEVAQLQVELERMNGENQRLRGMLNQVRSNYASMQMHLVTMMQQQNCRGDSTQEQEVIERKENGGARQFLELGPEQSNSLSEERTVSGSPQNNLEVIRNKKTGREESPESESWAPGSKAPRLNPTSTSTNTNTNTNTNQPSVEATMRKARVSVRARSEAPMISDGCQWRKYGQKMAKGNPCPRAYYRCTMAVGCPVRKQVQRCAEDRTILITTYEGTHNHPLPPAAMAMASTTSAAASMLLSGSMPSADGGLMNPNFLARTILPCSSNMATISASAPFPTVTLDLTQSPNNALQYQRPPPHFQVPFPVSNQSAPQGFGQALYNQSKFSGLQMSKDVNDAPQLPPPAQPSFSDTLSAATAAITTDPNFTAALAAAISSIIGNHTPNQP